A region of Nostoc sp. 'Peltigera membranacea cyanobiont' N6 DNA encodes the following proteins:
- a CDS encoding alkaline phosphatase family protein, which translates to MADTNGNGRNVIIFVADGLRNGSVNPIDTPTLYSIRQQGVTFANSHSLFPTFTTPNASAIATGHYLGDTGDFSNTIYTGFPSPNANGSVTPFIENDSVLGDIDEKFPGNNFLDEESLLAYARSQGFNTAAVGKLGPVAIQDVTQVNREGGTTGTIPTPQTIIIDDSTNGATPPTTPAGSPSAVPLDPDIVSRLQAAGLDVKPTPRVQPAGNNTTPGTLDANVAQQQYFADATTKVILPKFQEDGKPFALVYWSRDPDGSQHNQGDSLNTLTPGINGPTSKAGVKDADDNLKQLLDYLKSTGLDKTTDVFVTSDHGFSTISKQAIDSQGTKTTSYAATQTYAGVNPGFLPAGFVAIDLAHDLGLPLYDPNPTTLPPDLNHIQYAAVDATQGQRPISGNGVIGGTGEVINGQLDPGTKIVVAANGGSDLIYLPNGNATLAKQVVDLLSQKDYISGIFVDDAYGTIPGALPLSAIGLKGDAKTPVPSIVINFKTFSTDPTDPNNPQAQVEIADTTLQQGQGMHGSFGRGDTFNNMEAIGPDFKSGYVDYAPVSNADVTPTLASILGLNIPSNGDLKGRVITEALVGGPDVVPSTKEVLTSEKTANGQATILDSQSVGNTQYFTAAGFDGRTVGLTTLDLQFGSTNSDDVTLKPNQTLFTGDGADFVEGSKGNTIVTGKGDDTAIAGSDSSVSTGDGNDRVLIGADSPASNTSADGGNGNDEVTVVEANGSNNLFGAAGNDTLTVVEGTRQLSFGGSGNDTLTSNGSNNRLYGGSGDDKLFAGVNDSLFGGDGDDVLFASQGGGDRLSGGAGADQFWIANASLPISKNIVTDFAIGTDKIGLGGIGVTQFSALTLLQQGSDTLVKTGNTELASLVGITSTSLTANDFVFSASVV; encoded by the coding sequence ATGGCTGATACAAATGGCAACGGTAGAAATGTCATTATTTTTGTTGCAGATGGATTGCGTAACGGTTCTGTAAACCCCATTGATACCCCAACTTTATATAGCATCCGTCAGCAGGGGGTTACTTTCGCCAATAGTCATTCGCTGTTTCCAACATTTACTACACCTAATGCTTCGGCGATCGCCACTGGGCATTACCTAGGTGATACAGGTGACTTTAGCAATACCATCTACACTGGTTTTCCTAGCCCTAATGCTAACGGTAGTGTCACGCCATTTATCGAAAATGATTCTGTTCTGGGAGATATCGATGAAAAGTTTCCCGGTAACAACTTTCTAGATGAAGAGTCACTCTTAGCTTATGCGCGATCGCAGGGTTTCAACACAGCAGCAGTTGGTAAATTAGGGCCTGTTGCCATCCAAGATGTCACACAAGTTAACCGAGAAGGTGGTACTACTGGTACTATTCCTACTCCCCAGACAATAATTATTGATGACAGTACCAATGGTGCAACACCACCGACTACACCTGCTGGTTCACCTTCTGCTGTTCCACTCGATCCAGATATTGTCAGTCGTTTACAAGCTGCTGGTCTAGATGTAAAGCCAACACCGCGAGTCCAGCCAGCTGGTAACAACACAACTCCTGGCACACTGGATGCCAATGTGGCTCAACAACAATACTTTGCAGATGCCACAACTAAGGTAATTTTACCCAAGTTTCAAGAAGATGGTAAACCATTTGCATTGGTTTACTGGTCAAGAGATCCCGATGGTAGTCAACACAATCAGGGTGATAGTTTAAATACCTTAACACCAGGTATCAATGGCCCTACTTCAAAAGCTGGGGTCAAAGATGCTGATGATAATTTAAAGCAACTTCTTGACTATCTCAAAAGTACAGGCTTAGACAAGACTACTGATGTCTTTGTTACTTCCGACCACGGTTTTTCTACCATTAGCAAACAAGCTATTGATAGCCAAGGCACAAAAACTACCAGTTATGCTGCTACCCAAACTTATGCAGGTGTAAATCCGGGATTTCTGCCAGCAGGCTTTGTGGCGATTGATTTGGCTCACGATCTAGGTCTACCCCTATACGATCCTAACCCGACGACACTTCCTCCAGACCTCAACCACATCCAATATGCGGCTGTTGATGCTACACAAGGTCAACGTCCTATTTCTGGGAATGGTGTAATTGGTGGTACGGGCGAGGTAATTAATGGCCAACTCGACCCAGGTACAAAGATAGTTGTAGCTGCTAACGGTGGATCTGACCTGATTTATCTCCCTAATGGCAATGCTACTCTAGCTAAACAGGTAGTGGATTTGCTCTCACAAAAAGATTACATCAGTGGTATTTTCGTAGACGATGCCTATGGAACCATCCCAGGTGCTTTACCGCTAAGTGCGATCGGGCTAAAAGGTGATGCTAAAACACCAGTTCCATCGATTGTAATCAACTTCAAAACCTTTAGCACCGACCCAACTGACCCAAACAACCCTCAAGCTCAGGTAGAAATTGCTGATACAACTTTGCAGCAAGGGCAGGGGATGCATGGCAGCTTTGGTCGAGGTGATACCTTCAATAATATGGAGGCTATTGGCCCTGATTTCAAATCAGGTTATGTAGACTATGCACCTGTGAGTAATGCTGATGTCACACCTACCCTTGCTAGTATTCTGGGTTTGAATATTCCCAGTAATGGCGATTTGAAAGGTCGTGTTATTACAGAAGCATTGGTGGGAGGCCCGGATGTAGTTCCCTCCACCAAAGAAGTATTGACTTCAGAAAAAACTGCTAATGGTCAAGCAACAATTCTGGATTCTCAAAGTGTAGGCAATACTCAGTACTTTACAGCCGCAGGATTTGATGGTCGCACCGTTGGACTAACGACACTAGACCTGCAATTTGGTTCTACCAATAGTGATGATGTCACCCTCAAGCCAAATCAAACCTTATTTACAGGTGATGGAGCAGACTTTGTAGAGGGTAGTAAAGGTAATACAATCGTGACTGGCAAAGGTGATGACACCGCGATCGCTGGTAGTGACTCCTCAGTGTCCACAGGAGATGGCAACGATCGAGTCTTGATTGGTGCAGATAGCCCTGCTAGCAACACTAGTGCCGATGGTGGCAATGGTAATGACGAAGTTACTGTAGTGGAAGCCAATGGTAGTAATAATTTATTTGGGGCAGCAGGTAATGATACTTTGACAGTAGTTGAAGGGACTCGTCAATTATCCTTTGGTGGCTCAGGTAACGACACCCTCACCAGTAACGGTAGCAATAACCGTCTCTATGGTGGTTCTGGGGATGATAAACTCTTCGCTGGTGTCAATGATTCGCTGTTTGGTGGCGATGGTGATGATGTGCTATTCGCTAGTCAAGGAGGTGGCGATCGCCTCAGTGGTGGTGCTGGTGCTGACCAATTCTGGATTGCTAACGCCAGTCTGCCAATTAGCAAGAATATCGTGACTGATTTTGCGATCGGCACTGATAAAATCGGGCTTGGTGGTATTGGTGTAACTCAATTTAGTGCTTTAACACTGTTGCAACAAGGTAGTGATACTCTGGTGAAAACTGGAAATACAGAGTTGGCTTCATTAGTTGGAATTACATCAACTAGCCTAACAGCAAATGATTTTGTTTTCTCTGCTAGTGTAGTTTAG
- a CDS encoding eCIS core domain-containing protein, whose amino-acid sequence MSDRTFRRHNAGTSNFTNPSLVSPTTPTLANPTRGFAPINNPPLTTVTEVADVQEAQSADEQSLEPEAIKEKPLVHDMSRISLRRLQPQAYQSEHSSDWATNQIWMARPEPNINFGGMDSQDIMQRKCSTCEQEEIQTKPANDGSVQAEANIESQLNSSKGGGSPLSAEVQDFMEPRFGSKFDNVRVHTDSNAVQMSRSLGAQAFTHGSDVYFGAGKSPGNNELTAHELTHVVQQTGAVQKKSDVSPAPTHIQRAPDAMPPKKGTTKIDKKDAKITASGKNITEAITNLTSQGKGEAGSVTCAPEKDVKNYQADEKSEEIVYEANVLVTETKAMPVWTELDQQCEPVKKEWARFYSALDTHENGHISIDEKAFKDLHKKLLGKKPLEADKIFNDTFTQANTDNNTYDTTTKHGLTQGTGVTPVQCGPEKVSQSEDESNAEVEVQTKQVEAKTLQRQPANDFLSNKTTLQTKLSPTLSVTSQPHSTIQAQPQTNKVQMKCSACDAENSIQPKAIAQNITPHKDNKSIQKLGWDDIKDAAGAGVNWVGDKASAGAQWVGDKASDVAQWVGDKASDVASMGKEAFAALVARVAPGLADLIRQGPMGLLGEKIKDGIKSWVSSITGNIDIASVIAQLQGSFTGVFEGIQGAVKGDPASCSNFANSLKALQDLGHAFMENPAVKQIQAVFSQVKGVFQKVTDLVIAPAFDALMSVAGGVFDVVKGLATTIWEWGAPVRNTLGAAWDWVKEQLGIGGDGEGGVLGWLKTKASQVWTEIKGPLAPVLGPLKTVGSVLLAFSPVGSIYLIVKYVPQLVKAVEWLWAHKDDKDIVKNAHKEMGGTILPELLSTVEGFSQTMQSTVSSLVNQAVQLSEAVLELLGSISGVPLLSMAQSLVQTVSNGVKEFITWCQEGFQSAAKSVQEFASKIVTKIKPYIGVLTSLGLAIVNPPMIPVILAGWAWQALDDCYKAPIINFLLDIVIGALQAAPTLTMLGPLWPIVKTAVIGFLEGVRNQDDQKKIAIANRLAQIISGGSPGFLMGFVKGLLKGIWEGATDPFKLIYLAIEGLGSLVSWFENAASDALAPTPAMAGATAQGATPEQNAQLPNNEKAEMGKRVQQMAGDIQPSVTKVTTGFMPAVQEFFSGGEGLTFADLMHKLGAAWGGVQNAIQGAASQIAQKVFDFMLKEGAEDEIGEGAGWLTGTIAFQVILDFVTAGTWTPVSAVGKALQGFAKFLNFPNKVMEEAFVLLKKLGVLVLDGIKGIGQLFERAGGAIKEVLGSLGEIGQKLITFAEELLGRTRGAAGEAVEKGVGKATAETVEQGAEKVAVESAEKATAETVETGTEKAAQEAAEKDANKAAQETAEKDAGNTAEEAAEKDAKKAAELPAAIAEAKSITEANDIVNTPALVLIGLLTATVKPQYSWIKGFEAHIKEPGHYSIHMIASDHEIDPDYTTGDGQKTTSQSSEQTADKDTTQTTDEVVEKAAQETEEQAAKEAAQKTAKETEEQANKEITEQVSLSHPDDNILLNPEDFGFVPGKVNPNDLKLLEDANKLAEEVFSHFKNTTSQLSKRERGPVLAGVMHRETGIIKFDINQVLPFKQTVPELHPIFEQRLAKYIQEAQQKGLTGTALLGKELPGIHAEVKAASQVLHTLEAQLGRPATVKDLDNLLIFNIRITGGRTGESIIRCPNCQILTQDVLSLSDFPKEFLEKLARYAKKA is encoded by the coding sequence ATGAGCGATCGCACTTTTCGGCGGCACAACGCAGGTACATCAAATTTTACCAATCCATCCCTTGTCTCACCAACTACTCCCACATTGGCGAATCCAACACGCGGTTTTGCACCAATAAATAATCCTCCACTCACAACAGTCACAGAGGTAGCAGACGTTCAAGAAGCCCAGTCTGCTGATGAGCAATCATTAGAACCAGAAGCCATCAAAGAAAAACCTCTTGTTCACGACATGAGTCGCATATCTTTGCGTCGTCTACAACCGCAAGCATACCAGTCTGAGCATTCCAGCGACTGGGCTACTAACCAAATCTGGATGGCTAGACCTGAGCCAAATATAAATTTCGGTGGGATGGATTCACAAGATATAATGCAGCGAAAGTGTTCAACTTGCGAGCAAGAAGAAATACAAACTAAGCCCGCTAATGATGGTAGCGTCCAGGCTGAGGCTAATATTGAAAGTCAATTGAATAGTAGTAAAGGTGGGGGAAGTCCGTTATCGGCTGAAGTCCAAGACTTTATGGAACCCCGCTTTGGTAGTAAATTCGACAATGTGCGAGTACATACTGACTCCAATGCTGTGCAAATGAGTCGGTCATTAGGAGCGCAGGCGTTTACTCATGGTAGCGATGTTTACTTCGGTGCAGGAAAATCACCAGGCAATAATGAGTTGACTGCCCACGAATTAACCCATGTGGTGCAGCAAACAGGCGCAGTGCAGAAAAAAAGCGATGTTTCCCCAGCACCAACTCATATTCAACGCGCACCGGATGCAATGCCCCCCAAAAAAGGCACAACTAAAATTGACAAAAAGGATGCCAAAATTACTGCCTCTGGGAAAAACATTACCGAAGCAATTACCAACTTAACATCACAAGGAAAGGGCGAAGCTGGTAGTGTTACTTGTGCCCCCGAAAAAGATGTCAAAAATTACCAAGCTGATGAGAAATCTGAAGAAATTGTCTACGAGGCAAATGTTTTAGTAACAGAAACCAAGGCAATGCCCGTCTGGACTGAACTTGACCAACAGTGCGAACCAGTTAAAAAAGAATGGGCAAGGTTTTACAGCGCTTTAGATACCCACGAAAACGGGCATATTAGTATTGATGAGAAAGCTTTTAAAGATTTACACAAAAAGTTGCTTGGTAAAAAGCCCTTAGAAGCCGACAAGATTTTTAACGATACTTTTACGCAAGCTAATACAGATAATAATACTTATGACACTACAACCAAGCACGGGCTGACTCAAGGCACAGGAGTCACGCCAGTACAGTGCGGCCCAGAAAAAGTTTCTCAAAGTGAAGATGAATCAAATGCAGAAGTAGAAGTTCAAACTAAACAGGTAGAAGCGAAAACGCTACAACGCCAACCTGCTAATGATTTTCTATCTAATAAAACAACTCTGCAAACAAAACTTAGCCCGACTCTCTCAGTTACTTCGCAGCCCCATTCGACCATACAAGCACAACCGCAGACTAACAAAGTGCAGATGAAATGTAGTGCTTGTGATGCAGAAAATAGCATACAGCCTAAAGCCATTGCCCAAAATATCACTCCCCACAAAGACAACAAATCGATTCAAAAACTAGGTTGGGATGATATTAAGGATGCAGCCGGTGCAGGTGTCAACTGGGTTGGAGATAAAGCTAGTGCAGGCGCTCAATGGGTTGGAGATAAAGCTAGCGATGTCGCTCAATGGGTTGGAGATAAAGCTAGCGATGTCGCTTCTATGGGCAAAGAAGCCTTTGCTGCCTTAGTTGCGAGAGTTGCCCCAGGTTTAGCTGATTTGATTCGCCAAGGGCCGATGGGGTTACTGGGTGAAAAAATCAAAGACGGCATCAAAAGCTGGGTTTCTAGCATCACTGGAAACATCGATATTGCTAGTGTAATTGCCCAATTACAGGGTAGCTTTACAGGAGTCTTTGAAGGGATTCAGGGTGCTGTCAAAGGCGATCCAGCTTCTTGTAGTAATTTTGCCAATAGTTTAAAGGCGTTGCAAGATTTGGGACACGCCTTTATGGAAAATCCTGCCGTTAAGCAAATACAGGCAGTGTTTTCTCAAGTTAAAGGCGTTTTCCAAAAAGTTACTGATTTAGTAATCGCCCCAGCTTTTGATGCCTTGATGAGTGTTGCAGGCGGTGTATTTGATGTTGTTAAGGGGCTGGCAACCACAATCTGGGAATGGGGCGCTCCCGTTCGCAATACTCTAGGTGCTGCCTGGGATTGGGTGAAAGAACAACTCGGCATTGGTGGTGATGGCGAAGGTGGCGTGCTGGGATGGCTGAAGACTAAAGCTTCCCAGGTGTGGACAGAAATTAAAGGCCCGCTCGCGCCAGTACTTGGCCCTTTGAAGACTGTAGGCAGTGTATTACTGGCTTTTTCACCAGTGGGTTCAATCTACCTCATCGTCAAATATGTTCCCCAGTTAGTTAAAGCAGTGGAGTGGTTATGGGCGCATAAAGACGATAAAGATATTGTCAAAAACGCTCATAAGGAAATGGGCGGTACAATTTTGCCGGAACTACTGAGTACTGTAGAAGGATTTAGCCAAACCATGCAATCTACAGTTAGCAGTTTGGTAAATCAGGCAGTTCAACTAAGTGAAGCAGTTTTAGAATTGTTAGGCTCAATTAGCGGCGTGCCGTTACTGAGCATGGCACAAAGCTTAGTACAGACAGTATCAAATGGTGTAAAAGAATTCATCACCTGGTGTCAAGAAGGATTCCAATCAGCCGCTAAGTCTGTTCAAGAATTTGCCAGCAAAATTGTCACGAAGATTAAACCATATATTGGCGTGCTAACTTCATTGGGGTTAGCTATTGTCAATCCGCCCATGATTCCTGTAATCTTAGCGGGTTGGGCTTGGCAAGCCTTAGATGACTGCTACAAAGCCCCAATTATTAATTTCCTCCTAGATATTGTCATTGGTGCGCTTCAAGCTGCACCCACGTTAACTATGCTTGGGCCATTGTGGCCGATAGTAAAAACAGCAGTCATCGGCTTTCTTGAAGGAGTACGAAACCAAGATGACCAGAAGAAAATTGCGATCGCAAATCGGCTAGCTCAGATTATCAGTGGTGGTAGTCCAGGTTTCTTGATGGGATTTGTCAAAGGACTGCTTAAGGGAATTTGGGAGGGTGCAACCGATCCATTTAAGCTGATTTATTTAGCCATTGAAGGACTTGGAAGCTTAGTTAGCTGGTTTGAGAATGCAGCTAGCGATGCCTTAGCGCCTACCCCGGCGATGGCAGGAGCAACAGCCCAGGGCGCAACCCCAGAACAGAATGCACAACTACCCAATAACGAAAAAGCAGAGATGGGTAAGCGAGTGCAGCAAATGGCTGGAGATATACAACCATCTGTGACTAAAGTGACGACAGGCTTTATGCCTGCGGTGCAAGAGTTCTTTAGTGGCGGTGAGGGATTGACCTTTGCTGACTTGATGCACAAGCTAGGCGCAGCTTGGGGTGGAGTTCAAAACGCAATTCAAGGCGCAGCTAGTCAAATTGCTCAAAAAGTCTTTGACTTCATGCTCAAAGAAGGAGCAGAAGATGAGATTGGTGAAGGGGCGGGTTGGTTAACCGGAACGATCGCTTTCCAAGTGATTCTCGATTTCGTAACTGCTGGAACTTGGACACCTGTAAGCGCTGTTGGCAAAGCCTTGCAAGGATTTGCTAAGTTTCTCAACTTCCCGAACAAAGTCATGGAAGAAGCCTTTGTTCTATTGAAGAAGTTGGGTGTCTTAGTCCTAGATGGCATTAAGGGTATTGGTCAATTATTTGAGCGTGCAGGCGGTGCAATTAAAGAAGTCCTTGGTTCTTTGGGCGAGATTGGTCAAAAACTGATTACCTTTGCCGAGGAACTGTTAGGGCGGACTAGAGGAGCAGCTGGTGAAGCCGTAGAAAAAGGCGTTGGTAAAGCCACAGCCGAAACTGTCGAGCAGGGTGCAGAGAAAGTAGCAGTAGAAAGTGCAGAAAAAGCAACGGCAGAAACTGTTGAGACAGGCACAGAAAAGGCTGCTCAAGAAGCCGCCGAGAAAGATGCAAATAAAGCGGCTCAAGAAACTGCCGAAAAAGATGCTGGCAATACAGCAGAGGAAGCTGCCGAAAAGGATGCTAAAAAAGCAGCAGAATTACCAGCAGCGATCGCCGAGGCGAAGTCCATTACAGAAGCAAATGATATTGTCAATACACCAGCATTAGTTCTAATTGGCCTTCTGACTGCAACTGTCAAACCGCAATACTCATGGATCAAAGGCTTTGAAGCACACATAAAAGAACCAGGTCATTACTCGATTCACATGATTGCTAGCGATCATGAAATCGATCCAGACTATACAACAGGAGATGGACAAAAAACTACTAGCCAATCATCTGAACAAACTGCTGACAAAGACACAACACAGACTACCGATGAAGTAGTTGAAAAAGCAGCCCAAGAAACTGAAGAACAAGCTGCTAAGGAAGCTGCCCAAAAGACTGCTAAAGAGACTGAAGAACAAGCTAATAAGGAAATCACGGAACAAGTTAGTCTCTCTCACCCAGATGATAATATATTACTTAACCCTGAGGATTTTGGATTTGTACCAGGTAAAGTTAATCCTAATGATTTAAAATTACTTGAGGATGCTAATAAGCTGGCCGAAGAAGTATTTAGTCACTTTAAAAATACAACTTCTCAGCTTTCCAAAAGAGAGCGTGGACCTGTTTTAGCAGGAGTAATGCATCGTGAAACAGGCATAATTAAGTTTGATATTAATCAGGTTTTACCCTTTAAACAAACTGTTCCAGAATTGCATCCTATTTTTGAGCAAAGACTTGCTAAATATATTCAAGAGGCTCAGCAAAAAGGTTTAACTGGAACTGCATTATTAGGAAAAGAACTACCTGGTATTCATGCTGAAGTTAAAGCTGCAAGCCAAGTTCTTCACACTCTAGAAGCTCAACTAGGCAGACCTGCCACGGTAAAAGATTTAGATAATTTACTGATATTCAATATCCGCATTACAGGTGGTAGAACAGGAGAGAGTATTATTCGTTGTCCTAACTGCCAAATACTCACACAAGATGTACTATCGTTGAGCGATTTTCCAAAAGAGTTTCTTGAAAAATTAGCACGTTATGCAAAAAAAGCGTAA
- a CDS encoding YbjN domain-containing protein: protein MELITNHYQLNADITLRDRSISPFPIHAQTLTVTKLEDEVIECRLTFQSNLQFHQRIETEALFNLKPEIRIPLSSEDFSPEVDIQIEINLQPDFLPIFKEHLANVDDISINLLKLNQEQPDRLLFSTENWLLLSAMQLQASKQVGYHTLWHYLSPATLAQAATSGKSDPISDALGTFFKEWTENNLSTTTEKVTAELFDGIAHFFKGFADFNLDELKKIFNDIDRQVAQYEKPPAIDRTILEEILKFFIEDDWNFTKLQGESILQLPFQGINGRWNCYAKAREENKQFVFYSLCPIIAPENKRQAVAEFLTRANYGLMIGNFELDFSDGEIRYKTSIDIVGDRLSFALIENLVYTNVTMMDEYLPGITFVIDGDASPKEAITKIETTI, encoded by the coding sequence ATGGAGTTAATAACAAACCATTATCAATTAAATGCAGATATAACGCTTCGCGATCGCTCCATCTCCCCTTTCCCCATCCACGCCCAAACTCTAACTGTCACAAAACTGGAAGACGAGGTGATTGAATGTCGTCTCACCTTTCAAAGTAATCTACAATTTCACCAGCGCATTGAAACCGAAGCCTTATTCAACCTCAAACCAGAAATCCGTATTCCCCTTTCCAGTGAAGATTTTTCACCTGAAGTAGATATCCAAATTGAGATTAATTTACAGCCAGATTTTCTCCCAATTTTTAAAGAACATCTTGCTAATGTAGACGATATATCTATTAATTTACTCAAGTTAAACCAAGAACAACCCGATCGTCTCCTATTTTCTACAGAAAATTGGCTGTTATTATCAGCTATGCAACTGCAAGCATCTAAACAAGTTGGCTACCATACCTTATGGCATTATCTCAGCCCAGCTACTCTTGCCCAAGCTGCAACATCTGGTAAATCCGATCCTATTTCCGATGCACTGGGAACTTTCTTTAAAGAATGGACAGAGAATAACTTATCTACCACAACTGAAAAAGTTACTGCTGAATTATTTGATGGAATTGCTCATTTTTTCAAAGGCTTCGCTGATTTCAATCTGGATGAATTAAAGAAAATCTTTAATGATATCGATCGGCAAGTTGCACAATATGAAAAACCCCCTGCAATTGATAGAACAATTCTTGAAGAAATACTCAAATTCTTTATTGAAGATGACTGGAATTTTACTAAATTGCAAGGAGAATCTATCTTACAACTTCCATTCCAAGGCATAAATGGTAGATGGAACTGTTATGCCAAAGCTAGAGAAGAAAATAAGCAATTTGTCTTTTACTCCCTTTGCCCCATCATTGCACCAGAAAATAAAAGACAAGCTGTTGCTGAATTCCTCACTCGTGCCAATTACGGCTTGATGATTGGTAACTTTGAACTCGACTTTAGCGATGGCGAGATTCGCTACAAAACTAGTATTGATATTGTAGGCGATCGCCTCAGTTTTGCTTTGATCGAAAATCTAGTTTACACTAACGTCACGATGATGGATGAATACCTACCAGGGATTACATTTGTAATTGATGGCGATGCTTCACCGAAAGAAGCAATTACTAAAATAGAAACCACGATATAG
- a CDS encoding toxin-antitoxin system YwqK family antitoxin has protein sequence MRVSFDDLDYSDYHVYTYEDQPFTGIAYDNLSNGQLVAEDSYVEGVQEGISREWYPSGALHYEVYYKSGALHGLCKEWYENGLLKSEYSYEFGIIVTRKSFSEDGNLIEKYQIKDSDSNFEVLNKFRSLQGN, from the coding sequence ATGAGAGTATCTTTTGATGACCTAGATTATTCGGATTATCACGTTTATACATACGAAGACCAACCATTTACTGGCATTGCTTATGATAATCTTTCTAACGGTCAATTAGTTGCAGAAGATTCATATGTAGAAGGTGTTCAAGAAGGAATTTCTAGAGAATGGTATCCTAGTGGAGCTTTACACTATGAGGTTTACTATAAATCAGGTGCGCTTCATGGGCTATGCAAAGAATGGTATGAAAATGGATTATTAAAATCAGAATATTCATACGAATTTGGAATTATTGTAACCAGAAAAAGTTTTAGTGAAGATGGAAATTTAATAGAAAAATATCAAATCAAAGACAGTGATAGCAATTTTGAAGTATTAAATAAATTTAGGTCTTTGCAAGGAAATTAA